From Streptomyces griseorubiginosus, one genomic window encodes:
- a CDS encoding MFS transporter, whose product MPAPVPPLPSPTPTAVEDTPTEQPVSGPGHRLRLTLLMAGSCLPILGAVLIAPVLPQMQAHFADVPGVDALVPMALTIPALSLALLAPFAGVIVDRLGRKRLLVVSTVLYAILGTAPLWLDSLGAIVASRALVGVAEAAIMTCSTTLIGDYYSGRQRDRYLAMQTMCASISATAFFVLGGAAGSAGWRMPFWAYAVSLVLAPAMAAFLPRPRPTDRANEPSPTASELTEQAIKRPFPWRPLAGTCALTVFGAILFYTVQVEMAFLLDDMGVSNSGVIGLATAGSSAAVVVGAVVFAKAGRSPQVWLPTAFGLCTLGFAVIWLAPNPVVLTVGAVINCLGSGIMLPSLLTLAMSKLDYADRGRGTGLWTGSFFLGQFICPLAVLALTSAVGTLANALGVLALAGTVATTALGLTARRRRTGATPAPIRQVAG is encoded by the coding sequence ATGCCTGCACCCGTGCCTCCGCTCCCGTCCCCGACGCCCACAGCCGTCGAGGACACCCCGACCGAGCAGCCGGTGTCCGGCCCCGGTCACCGGCTTCGCCTCACGCTGCTGATGGCCGGCAGCTGCCTGCCCATCCTGGGCGCCGTACTCATCGCCCCCGTCCTGCCGCAGATGCAGGCCCACTTCGCCGACGTGCCGGGCGTCGACGCGCTCGTCCCCATGGCGCTGACCATCCCCGCCCTCTCCCTGGCGCTGCTGGCCCCCTTCGCCGGCGTCATCGTCGACCGGCTCGGACGCAAACGCCTGCTCGTCGTCTCGACCGTGCTGTACGCGATCCTCGGCACCGCCCCGCTGTGGCTGGACTCCCTCGGCGCCATCGTCGCCAGCCGCGCCCTGGTCGGTGTCGCCGAAGCCGCCATCATGACCTGCAGCACCACGCTGATCGGCGACTACTACTCCGGTCGGCAACGCGATCGCTACCTGGCGATGCAGACGATGTGCGCCTCGATCTCCGCGACGGCCTTCTTCGTCCTGGGCGGAGCGGCTGGATCGGCCGGCTGGCGCATGCCGTTCTGGGCCTACGCCGTGAGCCTGGTGCTCGCTCCCGCCATGGCCGCGTTCCTGCCCCGGCCCCGACCGACCGACCGCGCGAACGAGCCTTCCCCCACCGCCTCCGAACTGACGGAGCAGGCGATCAAGCGGCCCTTCCCCTGGCGTCCGCTGGCCGGGACGTGCGCGCTGACCGTCTTCGGCGCCATCCTCTTCTACACCGTTCAGGTGGAGATGGCGTTCCTCCTGGACGACATGGGCGTGAGCAACTCCGGCGTCATCGGACTGGCCACAGCCGGGTCCAGTGCCGCGGTCGTGGTCGGCGCCGTCGTCTTCGCCAAGGCCGGCCGCAGCCCGCAGGTCTGGCTGCCCACCGCCTTCGGCCTGTGCACCCTGGGCTTCGCGGTGATCTGGCTCGCCCCCAACCCGGTCGTCCTGACCGTCGGTGCCGTGATCAACTGCCTCGGCAGCGGCATCATGCTGCCGAGCCTGCTCACCCTCGCCATGTCCAAGCTCGACTACGCCGACCGCGGCCGCGGCACCGGCCTGTGGACGGGCTCCTTCTTCCTCGGCCAGTTCATCTGCCCGCTCGCGGTCCTCGCACTGACCTCGGCCGTCGGCACCCTGGCGAACGCCCTGGGCGTACTCGCCCTCGCCGGAACCGTCGCCACCACCGCACTCGGCCTCACCGCGCGGCGCCGCCGGACGGGAGCCACGCCGGCCCCGATCCGCCAAGTGGCGGGCTGA